A window of the Bacteriovorax sp. PP10 genome harbors these coding sequences:
- a CDS encoding cupin-like domain-containing protein produces MKDLKCFSGDIKTDLIDREPFRINHKLVDHPALSLENISKVILTHPKDKVMFSKGLDHLGINFDKALVKEKDKLDINEIVETIRTSNSYIAVRSAELHPSFKDLFQDILSDVEGFMKINKTGKKAHVPMIWLFIASPGAVTPFHFDRFSNFIMQIRGSKELAVFPPGHEAVVATRDTEAYLDWDVETPPWRDEMEAYAHKFNFKAGEAVHIPYTSGHYVKNGMDDISITLSVFYHSDETLMWSKAMRLNNRLRNRGYNPTPAKQSVVKDKLKATIFPYVNKLSTTLSKFKS; encoded by the coding sequence ATGAAAGATCTAAAATGTTTTTCTGGCGATATTAAAACTGACCTGATTGATCGTGAGCCGTTTAGAATAAATCATAAGCTAGTGGACCATCCAGCATTAAGCCTTGAGAATATCTCAAAGGTTATTCTCACTCACCCTAAAGACAAGGTGATGTTCTCCAAAGGACTTGATCACCTGGGGATTAATTTCGACAAGGCCTTGGTTAAAGAAAAAGATAAACTTGATATCAACGAAATTGTTGAAACAATTCGCACTTCTAATTCTTATATTGCGGTAAGGAGTGCAGAACTCCACCCATCATTCAAAGACTTGTTTCAGGATATTCTGAGCGACGTTGAAGGGTTTATGAAGATCAATAAAACGGGGAAGAAGGCCCATGTGCCAATGATATGGCTCTTTATTGCCTCTCCCGGTGCAGTGACTCCATTTCACTTTGACCGTTTTTCTAATTTCATTATGCAGATTCGTGGAAGCAAAGAGCTAGCAGTCTTTCCTCCAGGACATGAAGCAGTTGTGGCGACGAGAGATACAGAAGCTTATCTGGACTGGGATGTAGAGACACCTCCCTGGAGAGATGAGATGGAAGCCTATGCTCATAAATTTAATTTCAAGGCGGGAGAAGCCGTTCACATACCATATACTTCCGGACACTATGTAAAAAATGGCATGGATGATATCTCGATCACTCTTTCAGTTTTTTATCATTCTGATGAGACGTTGATGTGGAGTAAGGCGATGAGACTAAACAATCGTTTGAGAAATAGAGGTTATAATCCAACTCCCGCAAAGCAGTCCGTTGTAAAAGATAAATTAAAAGCGACTATCTTCCCTTATGTGAACAAACTTTCCACTACTTTAAGTAAGTTTAAGTCTTAA
- a CDS encoding sugar transferase yields MTELAVSSTGTLDIEKFDMKNFFYTDSFLFRHLTIGEKAITVFEAAFAILLLVLFSPIMLFVAVSIKLSMGGKVLYSQTRVGKDGEKFSIYKFRTMIENAEAKTGAILATKNDPRITRLGRILRASHLDELPQLFNVLTGEMSFVGPRPERPEFVEIYEKEIAKYIRRREVKPGITGLAQICLPYDATASEKIQYDVYYIDQRHSILFNILISYYTAIKMVTFFRMIKN; encoded by the coding sequence ATGACTGAACTAGCTGTTTCAAGTACAGGAACATTGGATATTGAAAAATTTGATATGAAGAATTTCTTCTACACAGATTCTTTTCTCTTCAGGCATCTTACTATTGGAGAAAAAGCGATTACGGTTTTTGAAGCGGCCTTCGCGATTTTACTTCTAGTGCTTTTTTCGCCGATTATGTTGTTCGTTGCCGTATCCATTAAGTTGAGTATGGGCGGAAAAGTTTTATACTCACAGACTCGCGTTGGAAAAGATGGTGAGAAATTTTCAATCTATAAGTTTCGTACTATGATTGAAAATGCAGAAGCAAAGACAGGCGCTATTCTTGCGACAAAAAATGATCCGCGCATTACACGTCTTGGAAGAATTCTTCGTGCAAGTCACTTAGACGAACTTCCACAACTTTTTAACGTGCTAACAGGAGAAATGTCTTTTGTTGGTCCACGCCCGGAAAGACCGGAATTCGTAGAAATTTATGAGAAAGAAATTGCTAAGTATATTCGTCGTCGCGAAGTAAAGCCGGGGATCACAGGCCTTGCTCAAATCTGTCTTCCATACGATGCAACTGCTAGTGAAAAGATCCAGTATGATGTTTATTATATCGATCAAAGGCACTCAATCCTATTTAACATTTTAATCAGCTATTATACGGCGATTAAAATGGTCACGTTCTTCAGAATGATCAAAAACTAA
- a CDS encoding non-ribosomal peptide synthetase, which produces MDAKFVSGDSKKQKVTYNPFETGPLSKAVPSTAAQREIWASIVMDANATLCYNESLAIDFDGALNSNALNIAFQHLLIKHDALRSVFSSDGKTFFVKEFTPDNINYLDYSHKTTQDLDALKEFEVQFKYDLIKGPCYRATLVKISPQKFTFLFSAHHIVCDGWSFAILLQELSEFYEAVIKNKTPKSSGAHQFADFAVDEYIHGVNLEHKAYWLKEFEKPLVTNNFPVDLKRPAFRTFNSARYDVTVSVELVRAIKKLGATQGCSFYSTLMSAFNILLYNLTKSQDIVVGMASAAQSGLGQNDLVGHMVNLLPLRTTIKEDLPFNIFMKSVRSKMLDAFDHQFYSYGPLVKDLKNIVRSPGQMPLLNVVFNIDQQAPDQGLSFEGIRTSYNTIPRHYENFELFINAVSSGDKLILECQYNTNLFSSSTIENWFSTFLELLNQLVTNPTKHIKSFQLPFLKIPIPVAVEEQKTAQVLVRNAQVEEKIKNIWSQVLLNNSLDVKDNFFAIGGHSLLAIEVAAMLEDEFKSSFTIKDIFENPTILELSHKIGSGLQTPKNNLPALVANALTSVNVSHNQMQVWYLEEMHPQTLMHNLPASIRIRSKIDRVALEKTLHFIIERHPSLRTAIVVEDGIPVQKILDKNNVRFKPHLELIKTTEERVLDLLNREAQLAFDKAEPPLLRAKLYELGPEDYVFFFMVHHAVWDGWSFDIFFEELNTVYSAYVKNEVPSFIKNPDITYADYSSWLHNLITEKVLNKQITYWEEKLKAPLPILDLPLDYKRPLVVSHEGSTFPFVFSSERTNILREYARAHSSSLFNVFLTAFKVTLARYSGLDDIIVGLPVRGRNQPEIMQTIGYFVNTVALRSQINLNQSFEENLKQVSNTCLDAFDNQLVPFQIVLNKINYPRDASRTPIFQTFFSYQDVSNRSAELNGAPYTQINIDKASTHTDLDLWIKSSDRKIEGAFEFRKDLFKEISIERFAESFFHVLDTLIENEQRPLNIVKSIPLAHEDQIMLKWNDTWTKTDSFVPFHKIFEQNAKHNPDTVAIETSNGKITFGELNKLADRCANALIEKGVGRGQLVGISLIRNVNIVASILGVLKTGAGYVPLDPGFPQDRLDYMIESSTPKILITEESLSSRFTHGGEKLLISQIINEPRFDRAVPEVKNELTDTIYVIYTSGSTGNPKGVQLTHGSVTNFLLSMKEKIGFGLNDKILAVTTLSFDIAVLELFLPLITGGSIYLATSSEAMDGNSLKNILENKDITMMQATPSTWRLLLASGWRGSKKIKILCGGEAFPIDLAKTLIPICSEVWNMYGPTETTVWSACKKLSLDDEFITVGRPIANTSLYILDDNRFMKPIGATGELFIGGYGLARGYFGREDLTNERFMADPFIPGARMYATGDLARFICNGEVECLGRNDGQVKVRGYRIELGEIEAELQKVPGVNVAAAITSEYRPGDVRIFAYLSTITGAPIEERVLRETLSKKLPVYMIPSHFTHMKEIPKTLNGKIDKKSLPKVQSQNIALKEEPAAPTAPVTNIEKNDNIKETMRAMWIEVLGVSELKNNDNFFNIGGNSLLAVQLFSKIASVFKINLPLAALIEAEDFDAFVINLEAKLTPGAAHTFFNDNKSLVSESITVIPQIFKSMVAIKSTGHKNPFFCFHGVGGNILNYVTLVPATKNERPLLALQSVGMDGVTPPLRSIEEMAKSYIREIKLVQPEGPYLLAGGSMGGMIAFEAAIQLLKSGEKIDKLIMFDTFGPNLDLKSYTTERGRPFLAKIKNAFVVRGKNLINRFQAKIYRQLGLPVPLPVLLKEIERKNYQAIWKYYPTERFTGDLHLVRSKLEPTGWYSDPVMGWKGIINGEIKTYEINGTHENFIESPELITVLKKII; this is translated from the coding sequence ATGGATGCAAAATTTGTAAGTGGTGACTCTAAGAAACAAAAAGTCACTTACAATCCATTTGAGACAGGCCCATTATCAAAAGCTGTTCCATCAACTGCGGCCCAGAGAGAAATCTGGGCCTCTATAGTTATGGATGCCAATGCGACTCTTTGTTATAACGAATCGCTGGCCATTGATTTCGACGGTGCCCTTAACTCGAATGCATTAAACATCGCTTTTCAACACTTGCTTATCAAGCACGATGCACTTCGCTCGGTCTTCAGCAGTGATGGTAAAACTTTTTTTGTAAAAGAGTTTACTCCGGATAATATTAATTATCTTGATTACTCTCATAAAACGACTCAGGACCTGGATGCTTTAAAAGAATTTGAAGTTCAATTCAAGTATGATCTGATTAAAGGGCCATGCTATCGTGCAACCCTCGTTAAAATTTCACCACAGAAATTTACCTTCTTATTTTCTGCTCATCACATTGTTTGTGATGGATGGTCTTTTGCTATTTTGCTTCAGGAGTTAAGCGAGTTCTATGAAGCTGTCATAAAAAATAAAACTCCAAAAAGTTCAGGAGCACATCAGTTTGCAGACTTTGCAGTTGATGAATATATCCACGGAGTAAATTTAGAGCATAAAGCTTATTGGCTAAAAGAATTTGAAAAACCTCTGGTCACCAATAATTTTCCGGTAGATTTAAAACGCCCGGCCTTTAGAACATTTAATAGCGCTCGTTACGATGTCACAGTGAGTGTTGAACTCGTGCGCGCAATTAAAAAATTAGGTGCAACCCAAGGCTGCAGTTTCTATAGCACTTTGATGTCTGCATTTAATATTCTCTTATACAATCTGACAAAGTCACAAGACATTGTTGTAGGAATGGCATCAGCGGCGCAGTCGGGATTAGGTCAGAATGATCTTGTCGGGCATATGGTTAATCTTCTTCCATTAAGAACAACAATTAAAGAAGACCTGCCATTTAATATTTTTATGAAGTCGGTAAGATCAAAAATGCTTGATGCCTTTGATCACCAGTTCTATTCATATGGGCCATTGGTTAAAGATTTAAAAAATATTGTGCGTTCTCCAGGGCAAATGCCACTTTTAAATGTAGTGTTCAACATTGATCAGCAGGCACCAGATCAAGGGTTAAGTTTTGAGGGCATTAGGACTTCATATAATACAATTCCCAGACACTATGAGAACTTCGAGCTGTTTATCAATGCCGTAAGTTCAGGGGATAAACTGATCCTTGAGTGTCAGTACAACACGAATCTCTTTTCTTCTTCGACTATTGAAAACTGGTTTTCAACTTTTCTGGAATTATTGAATCAGCTTGTTACAAATCCTACAAAACATATCAAGTCATTTCAGTTACCATTTTTAAAAATCCCAATACCAGTGGCCGTTGAAGAACAAAAAACTGCACAGGTCTTGGTTCGCAATGCTCAGGTAGAAGAAAAAATAAAAAATATCTGGTCTCAAGTCTTATTGAATAATTCATTGGATGTGAAAGACAATTTTTTTGCGATTGGTGGCCATTCACTTCTTGCTATTGAGGTGGCCGCAATGCTTGAAGATGAATTCAAATCGAGTTTTACTATAAAAGATATTTTTGAAAACCCGACGATCCTTGAGCTTTCTCATAAAATCGGCAGTGGATTACAAACACCAAAAAATAACTTACCAGCTCTTGTGGCCAATGCTTTAACTTCAGTCAATGTCAGCCATAATCAAATGCAAGTATGGTATCTGGAAGAAATGCACCCGCAGACACTGATGCACAATCTTCCGGCCTCTATCAGAATTAGAAGTAAGATTGACCGTGTCGCACTAGAAAAAACGCTGCATTTTATTATTGAAAGGCATCCTTCTCTTAGAACGGCGATTGTCGTTGAAGACGGGATACCCGTTCAAAAAATTCTGGATAAAAATAATGTCAGGTTTAAGCCCCATCTGGAGTTAATTAAAACAACAGAAGAGCGCGTCCTTGATTTATTAAACCGCGAAGCACAGCTTGCCTTTGATAAAGCAGAACCACCATTATTAAGAGCAAAGCTCTATGAGCTAGGTCCGGAAGATTATGTTTTCTTCTTCATGGTCCACCATGCTGTTTGGGATGGATGGAGTTTTGATATTTTCTTCGAAGAGCTCAATACTGTGTATTCGGCCTACGTAAAAAATGAAGTCCCTTCATTTATTAAAAATCCCGATATTACTTATGCCGACTATAGTTCATGGTTGCATAATTTAATAACTGAAAAAGTTCTCAATAAACAAATCACTTATTGGGAAGAGAAGTTAAAGGCCCCATTGCCAATCCTTGATCTGCCGTTGGATTATAAACGTCCATTGGTCGTCTCGCATGAAGGATCAACTTTTCCTTTTGTTTTTTCAAGTGAGAGAACTAATATTCTTCGCGAGTATGCCCGTGCTCATAGTTCATCACTATTCAATGTCTTCTTGACGGCCTTTAAAGTGACTCTTGCACGCTACAGTGGGCTCGATGATATTATCGTGGGTCTTCCTGTTAGAGGAAGAAACCAGCCTGAGATCATGCAGACCATTGGCTATTTTGTAAATACTGTGGCCTTGCGATCTCAAATTAATTTGAATCAGTCATTTGAAGAAAATTTGAAGCAGGTAAGCAATACTTGTCTGGATGCTTTTGATAATCAATTGGTACCATTTCAAATTGTCTTAAATAAAATCAATTATCCAAGAGATGCGAGCAGAACTCCTATCTTTCAAACCTTCTTTTCCTATCAGGATGTAAGTAATCGTTCAGCTGAACTTAATGGTGCTCCTTACACTCAAATCAATATCGACAAGGCCTCAACACATACCGACCTTGATCTATGGATTAAGTCGAGCGATAGAAAAATTGAAGGTGCTTTTGAATTTAGAAAAGATTTATTCAAAGAAATTTCAATCGAGCGTTTTGCAGAGAGCTTTTTCCATGTTTTGGATACACTTATTGAAAATGAGCAGAGGCCATTAAATATTGTAAAATCAATTCCATTAGCGCATGAAGATCAAATCATGCTTAAGTGGAATGATACATGGACCAAGACAGATAGCTTTGTGCCATTTCATAAAATCTTTGAGCAAAATGCTAAACACAATCCTGATACCGTTGCGATTGAAACCAGCAATGGAAAAATAACTTTTGGAGAGTTGAATAAACTTGCTGATCGTTGTGCGAACGCCTTGATTGAAAAAGGTGTCGGCAGAGGACAACTGGTAGGTATTTCTTTAATTCGAAATGTGAATATTGTCGCTTCTATCTTAGGTGTTTTAAAAACGGGAGCGGGCTATGTTCCACTTGATCCAGGATTTCCACAGGATCGTCTGGATTACATGATTGAGAGTTCAACTCCTAAAATTTTAATAACTGAAGAGTCTCTATCATCAAGATTTACTCATGGTGGAGAAAAGTTACTTATTTCTCAAATCATCAACGAACCTCGTTTTGATAGAGCTGTTCCTGAGGTTAAAAATGAATTAACCGATACAATCTATGTCATCTACACTTCAGGTAGTACTGGAAATCCAAAAGGTGTTCAGTTAACTCACGGATCGGTTACGAACTTTCTTCTTTCGATGAAAGAGAAAATTGGATTTGGCCTAAATGATAAAATCCTGGCAGTGACGACATTAAGTTTTGATATTGCCGTACTGGAACTTTTCCTGCCACTTATTACTGGTGGAAGTATCTACCTTGCCACTAGCAGTGAGGCGATGGATGGAAACTCTCTAAAAAATATCCTGGAAAATAAAGACATCACAATGATGCAGGCCACTCCATCAACATGGAGACTGCTGCTTGCTTCAGGATGGAGAGGAAGTAAAAAAATTAAGATTCTTTGTGGTGGGGAAGCTTTCCCAATAGACCTGGCAAAGACACTGATTCCCATTTGTAGTGAAGTCTGGAACATGTATGGCCCGACGGAAACAACTGTATGGTCAGCATGTAAAAAATTAAGCTTAGACGATGAGTTCATCACTGTCGGGCGTCCTATCGCTAATACCTCTCTTTATATTCTTGATGACAATCGTTTTATGAAACCAATCGGTGCAACGGGTGAGCTTTTCATCGGTGGATACGGTCTGGCACGCGGGTACTTCGGTAGAGAAGACCTGACGAACGAAAGATTTATGGCCGATCCATTTATTCCGGGCGCACGAATGTATGCCACTGGAGACCTTGCACGTTTCATCTGTAACGGCGAAGTCGAGTGCTTAGGAAGAAATGATGGGCAGGTTAAAGTCAGAGGTTATAGAATTGAGTTAGGCGAAATTGAGGCCGAATTACAAAAAGTACCAGGCGTAAATGTTGCTGCCGCTATTACCAGTGAATATAGACCTGGCGACGTAAGAATTTTTGCTTATCTTTCAACAATAACAGGTGCTCCCATTGAAGAGCGCGTTTTGAGAGAAACACTTAGTAAAAAACTTCCAGTTTACATGATTCCTTCGCACTTCACGCATATGAAGGAAATTCCAAAAACATTAAATGGAAAGATTGATAAAAAATCTCTGCCAAAAGTTCAGTCTCAAAATATTGCTTTAAAAGAAGAACCAGCAGCACCAACAGCTCCGGTCACAAATATTGAAAAAAATGACAACATCAAAGAAACAATGCGTGCGATGTGGATTGAAGTTCTTGGCGTCAGCGAATTAAAGAACAATGATAATTTTTTTAATATTGGTGGAAACTCATTACTTGCCGTACAGTTGTTTTCAAAAATTGCTTCGGTATTTAAAATCAATCTTCCACTGGCCGCTCTGATTGAAGCTGAAGACTTTGATGCTTTTGTAATAAATCTTGAAGCTAAGCTAACTCCTGGTGCTGCTCACACATTTTTTAATGACAACAAATCACTCGTAAGTGAGTCGATTACTGTCATCCCTCAAATCTTTAAATCGATGGTCGCGATTAAATCGACAGGTCATAAGAATCCATTTTTCTGCTTCCACGGAGTAGGTGGAAATATTCTGAACTATGTGACTCTTGTACCCGCCACTAAGAACGAGAGACCCTTACTTGCTCTTCAATCTGTGGGAATGGATGGGGTGACTCCACCTCTTAGAAGCATTGAAGAAATGGCCAAAAGTTACATTCGAGAAATTAAACTGGTTCAACCAGAAGGGCCTTATCTTTTAGCTGGTGGTTCAATGGGGGGAATGATTGCTTTTGAAGCAGCTATCCAATTGCTTAAATCAGGTGAGAAAATCGATAAGCTTATTATGTTCGATACATTTGGACCCAATCTCGATCTAAAATCATATACAACCGAAAGAGGAAGACCATTTTTAGCAAAAATAAAAAATGCTTTCGTCGTCAGAGGTAAGAATTTGATTAATAGATTCCAGGCGAAAATTTACCGCCAACTTGGTCTTCCAGTTCCTTTACCAGTTTTACTTAAAGAAATTGAAAGAAAGAACTACCAGGCCATCTGGAAGTACTATCCAACAGAACGTTTCACTGGAGACCTTCATCTTGTAAGATCAAAGCTCGAGCCAACAGGCTGGTACAGCGATCCAGTTATGGGGTGGAAGGGAATCATTAATGGTGAAATTAAAACCTATGAGATTAATGGGACTCACGAAAATTTTATTGAAAGTCCTGAACTTATAACCGTATTAAAAAAAATCATCTAA